Within the Amycolatopsis sp. 195334CR genome, the region TCGACCAGCCAGGCGTCCAGTGCATCGACCAAAGTGGACACCAGGCTGGCCTGGCCGCGCTGGTGCAGCGCCAGGTCCGGGCGGAGCAGGACGAACCGCCGGTGCACGAACTTGAGCACCTGCACCTCGTGCCACTGGGCGGGGCGCAGGGTGACGTGGCCGGACCGGGTGGACGGCGACGGGGTCAGCGAGACCCCGCCGACCAGGCGCGCGGTCCAGCGCGCGGAGAAGGCGGCGGTGGCCTGCTCGGCCTCGATCGAGCCGTCGAACGCGCCGGCGAGCAGGTCGTCGACCAGTTCCCCGCGCACCCGCGCCACCGCCAGCGCGAACGCCTCGTCGTCGACCACCCAGCGGTCCTTGGCGTGCATGCGGCGGCGCAGGCGTTCCAGGGAGTAACCCGGTTTGCGCCGTTCGGCGGCCAGCGTCGCACCGTCCAGTTCGGACAGCTCGGTCATCTTCGCCGACCACTGCCCGAGTTCGGCCGCGACCGACGCGTGCTGCAGCACCCCGATGCGGTGGAAGTCCTGCAGGTCGTGGATGGCGTAGGCGATGTCGTCGGCGGTGTCCATCACGGACGCCTCGACGGTCTGCTGCCAGTGCTCGAGCCTGCCGGTGAACGGCGCCCGCGCTTCGGCGAAGTCGTCCAGTTCGGTGCTGTAGGCGGAGAACTTGCTCGCCCCGGTGCCCGGCGCGCCCTCCGGCTCGGCGGCGCCGCGCGGTGGCACGCGCATGCCCGACGGGTGCGGATCGGGCACGTGCAGCCGGGCCCACGGGTACTTGAGCACCGCCGCGCGCACCGCGGCGGTCAGGTCGAGGCCGATCGCGGCGGGCCCGCGAACGTCGGTGGTGGTCAGGATGCGGAAGGTCTGGGCGTTGCCCTCGAAGCCGTCGGCCAGGCCGTAGCGGTGCCGGGCGATCCGGTCGAGCACCTGCTCGCCGAGGTGGCCGAACGGCGGGTGCCCGAGGTCGTGCGCCAGCGCGGCGGCCTCGGCCACGTCGGGGTCGCAGCCGCCCAGCTTCTCGGCCAGTTCGGCGGTGTCGGGCGAGGAGCCGAGCCGTTCGGCGATCGCCCTGGCCACCTGCGCCACCTTGAGGCTGTGGGTGAGGCGGTTGTGCAGGAGGCCGGCGCCGCCGGCGCTGACCACCTGGGTGACCCCGCCGAGCCGGGCGAAGAAGGGCGAGGCGGCGATCCGGTCGCGGTCGATCCGGAACGGGCTGCTGGCCAGGTCCGCGGCCGCCGAAGAACGCGCGGCCTGCCGGTCGTGGTCACGGCGGCGCGCACGCGGATCTTCGGCGGATGAGTTCAGCACGGCCCACACCCTAGATGACCGGGCCCGGCCGGGCCCGCCGTCACGACCGTGGTGGGATCGGGGCATGCACACGATCATCGCCGGGGGTGGGCCAGCGGGGTGGGCGCTGGCCGCGGCCTGTGCCCGCGCCGGGGTCCGCGTGGCGCTGGTCGACCCCGCGCCGCGGCGGGCCTGGGCGCCGGTCTACGGGGTGTGGCGCGACGAAGTGCCCGGCCTGCCGGACTCCGCCGTCGCCGCCGTCCCGCACACCGTGCTGGCCACCGCGGTCACCACGCACACCCTCGACCGCGAGTACGTGGTGATCGACAACGCCGGCCTGCGCGCGTGGCTGGACCACCCCGCCGTGGAGGTGATCACCGGCCGCGCCGAAAGCGTCACCCGGGGCGATCGGGGCGCCACCGTCCGGCTCACCGACGGCAGGCGGCTCGCCTGCGCGGTGGCCGTCGACGCCACCGGCGCCCGGCGCGCGCTCACCGGCGGCCCGGCCCGGCGACCGGCCGAGCAGACCGCGTTCGGCCTCGCCTTGGACGAAGCGGCGGCGGAACGGGTCACCGGCCACTCCCCCGGCACCGCCGTGTTCATGGATTGGCGGCCCGCCCACGCCGATTTCCCGACATTCCTCTATTCCCTGCCGCTCGGCAACGGCCGGACGCTGGTCGAGGAAACCTGTCTCGCGGCGAAACCCGGGCTGCCGCAACACATTCTTTCCGCCCGCTTGCGCGCGCGGCTGACCGCCGCCGGAGTGGTTGAACCACGCGGACCGGAACGCGTGCGCATTCCGCTCGATCTGCCCATTCCGCGCACGCTCGCGTTCGGCGTCGCCGGTGGCTTCGCACATCCCGCCACGGGCTACAGCCTCGGCACCGCGTTGCGGCTCGCTTCCCCGGTGGCACAGGCCATCGCGGCCGCGTCGACCCCGCGCGAGGCCGATCGCGCCGCCCGTGCCGTGGTGGCCTCCGCGGCCGCGCGCGAAGTGCACGCGCTGCGCCGATTCGGCCTCCGGGTATTGACCCGGTTACCCTCCGCGCAGGTTCCGGAATTCTTCGAAATGTTCTTCTCCCTGCCACCGGATCGGCAGCGCGCCTATCTGTCCGGCCGTGAAGACCTGGCGGGAACGGCCGCCGCGATGACGGGGCTTTTCCGGCGCGCGCCATGGCGGATCCGCACCCGGATGGTCTAATTGCGCGACCAGCCGGTGAACTTTTGTTTACAGACCACCCGATCTCGCCCCGGACTCGGCACGATGCGGTCGTGGGCCCGACCCAGATCGCCGTCAGCTTCGCCTTCCAGCCGCTGTACAGCCTGCACACCGGCGGTGCCGTGGCACTGGAAGCACTCGCGCGCGCCGGAACCGGGGAGCACTCGGTGGCCAGGCTGCTCGACGAAGCCGCCCGCGCGGGCAGGCTCGCCGAGACCGACGTGGCACTGGCCGCGCACGCCGTCCGCCAGGAGGCCGACAGCGGGGCCGAGACCGCCGAAGCCCTGCTGCCGCTGCACCTGAACCTCACCGCCGCCTCGGTGGCCGAGGGCGCCGCGCGGTTCACCCCGCTGCTCGACGTGCTGGACGAGGTGGGCAGGCGCCCGCGCGAGGTGGTGCTGGAGATCGGGCCGCCGTTCAGCCGGGTGCGCCCGGCCGACCTGCTCGACAGCATGGCCGCGCTGACCGATCTCGGCTTCCGGCTGGCGCTGGACGGGCTCGGCCGCAGCGACCTGCCGCTGGCCCTGCTGGCCGCGGCCCCGGTCAACACGCTGAAGGTGGACGGCACGCTGACCGCCCACGCCGCGAGCAACACCGCGTCCGCGGTGGTGTTCGAGTCGCTGCTGCACTTCGCCTCGCGCACCGGCGCCCGGCTGGTGGCCACCGGCGTGGAGAACACCGCGCACTTCGAGGTGGTGCGCGGGCTCGGCATCCGCGTCGCGCAGGGACCGCTGTTCACCGGGACCGAGCAGGGCGGCTGGCTCGACGGCGTGACCACACCGCTGCCGGTGACCGGCGAGCGGGGCACCGCCCCCGCCGCGCCGCGGGTGAAGGACTTCCTCAAACCGGCCACCACCCTGCCCGCCACGGCCACCTGCGAGGACGTCCGATCGGCACTGGCCGCGTCCGAGCGGGCCACCGGCATCATCGGGGTGGACCACCGCAACCGTCCACTGTGGTCGGTCGACCGGGCGCGGTTCCTGCTCGCCTTCACCGGTCCGTACGGGCACGCGCTGCACGCCAAGCGCTCCGCCGACCGGCTGGCCGACATCCCGCACACGATCGACGCCGAGGCCTCCGCGCTGGAACTGCTGGACGTGGTGGCCGACGCCGACTGGGACCGCACCGGGGACGACGTGGTGGTGGTCGACCGGCGCGGCCGCTGCCTCGGCGTGGTGCTGGTGACCGAGGTGGTGCGCGGGGTGGCCGAGGCGAAGGTGGAGGAGGCCACCGCGCTCAGCCCGCTGACCCGGTTGCCCGGCACCGAAACCGTGGCCAGGGACATCGACCGCCGGATCGCCGCCGGCGAGCCGTTCGTCACCGCCTGGCTCGACGTGGACGCGTTCAAGTCGGTCAACGACAACGCCGGGTTCGCCGCGGGCGACGACCTGATCCGGGAACTGGGCCGCACGCTGACCGAGGCGGCCGCGCGGCTGCACCGGGTCACCGTCAGCCACGTCGGCGGCGACGACTTCCTGGTCGCCTGCGACGTGGACGAGATCGCCACGCTGGCCGCGGCGGTGCTGGACACCTCGTGGTCGGCCGACGGCCACCCGGTTTCGGTGTCACTGGCCACCCTGGTCTGCATGACCTCCTCGGTCGGCTCCTACCGCGACGTGTCGAAACTGCTGGCACCGCTGAAAAAGCGCGCGAAGGAGGTGCCGGGGTCGAGCTGGGTGCTCGGCCGCCCCGGCTCCGACCGCGTCGAGGTGCTGCGCGGCCGGGGTGGCCGCGAGGTCCGCCCGGTCGGCGCCTGAGCTTCACCCGGACAGCGGTACCGGCCTTGGTACTGAAACAAAAGCGCCGCCCGGGCGACTGTGGTGGGTGAGTCCCCACTCGTGCGCACCGAACGGAGGCACGTCCGTTGCCCGGTAGTGAGTCGCTGGCGCTCACCCTGCGCCTGGCCGGCGAGGAATCCGACGAACTCCGGCGGCGGGCGAACCGGGAGGCGCTGGCTTCGTTGTTCGAGCGAGCCGCGGCGAACAGCGGCCTGACCCCGCGCGCGAGCCGCGACGGCCTGCTCGCGCCGATCCCGGACGATTCCACGGTCACCTCGGTCACCGGGTTGCTCGACGGCCCGCTGCGCACCGAAGTGCGCCGGTACAACGAGCAATCGGGGGAAGCGAACCGGCTGCGCGTCCGCGCGTCGCTGCACCTGGCGGACGAAACCGACTACGGGCACTGGCTGGCCGGTGGGGACGCCCTCGTCGGCGGGAGCTGCGCCGAACTCGAACTCGCGGTGTCGGAGCAGGCCCACCGGGTGCTGCGCCGCCTGCCGGAAGCCGACCTCGACGCGTTCCACCCGGTGCAAACGCTTTACCACACCGAGCAGGTGCGGGTTTGGTTCCACGGCGACGCCCCGGATCTGGCGCGCCGGCCGGAACCCGCGCTTCCCGCGCTGCCACCGGGTCCGGCCGAGTTCGTCGGCCGCGCGGACGCGCTCGCCCGGCTCGACGAGTACCACCGGGACGACGCCGAACTCGTCCTGCTGACCGGCCGGGCCGGACTGGGCAAAACCGCGCTGGCGGTGCACTGGGCCCGCCACAACGCCGCGCGGTTCACCGGTGGTGTGTGCTACCTCGATCTGGCCGCCTTGCCGGAGGACCCCGAAGCCGCGGTGCACGAGGCACACGGCCGCATCCTGCGGAGCCTCGGCGTTTCACCGGCGGACATCCCCGATGCACCGGAAGCCAGGTCGAAGGCCTACGGCGCCCGGCTCACCGGACCGATCCTGTTGCTGTTGGACAACCCCCGCACGGCGACGGAGGTCCTCCGCCTCCGCACCTACGGAACGGGTTCGTTCACGGTGACCGTCGCGAACGAGTCACCGAAGCGGCTCGCCAAGACCAACGTGCCCCAGATCGCGCTGAACGTGCTGCCGCGCACCGAAGCGGCCGCCCTGGTGAAGTCCATTGTGGACGTTTCGGATGCGGACGCCGACGAACTGGCCTGGGCCGGTGACTACTTCCCCGGCAGCATCCGGTTGCTCGCCGCCGGGGTCGGGGCGATGACCACCGGCACGGTGAGCGAACGGCTCGCCGCGCTGGCCGACGAAAGCCGTCCGCTCGAAGCGGCGGACGACCCGCCGGAGACGGTGGTCGCCCGGTGCGTGCTCCGCTTCCGCAAGCTGTCGGCCGACCAGCGGCGCCGCCTCACCCTCCTGTCGCTGGCCGGGGACCGCACGATCGTGGCCGCCGGATTGGCCGCGCTGGCCGAGATCTCCACCGCCGAGGCCGGGCGGGCGCTGGCCGAACTGCACCAGCGCGGGCTGCTCGAACGGCCGGGCGACGCCGCCGAGTACCGGCTGCCCGCCGCGCTGGCCGACTACGCCGGGGCCAGGCTGCGCGCGGGCGAACCGGCCGCCACCCGGACCGCGGCCGCCCGGCGGCTCGCCGAAAGCAGCGTCCGCCGCGAGGAGTTCGTCAGCTGGCTCAACGACTCCCCCGCCGTGCACGACGACCTCAAGCGCGACGCGCTCGCCGACGTGCTCGCCGTCCGGCTCAAGCGGATGTCGCTCAGCGAACCGAAACCGTCGTTCCTGGTGCACCTGGAAGGCCCGTGGGGCTCCGGGAAGACCACCCTGCTCGGCCTGCTCAGCCCGAAGCTGGCCGACGAGTTCCTGGTGGTCGAGTTCGACGCCTGGCGGCACAACCGGGTCGACCCGCCGTGGTGGGCGCTGCTGACCGCGTTGCGCCAGCGGGTGGCGCGGGACCTGTCCGGCTGGGGCCGGACCCGGCTGCGCCTGGTCGAGACCATTCGCCGGGTCCGCCGGACCGGCGGGGTGCCGTTCCTGGTCTCCGGCCTGCTGGTGGCCGTCGTGGTGGCCGCGGCGATCCTGTGGCTGAGCCCGTTGTGGAAGACGCCGAAGGACGTCGGCGACACCGCGCGGGCGGCCACCGCGATCTTCGCCGCGATCACCGCGATCTGGGTGGCGGGGCTGGTGGCGAGCCGCTTCCTGCTGTGGAACTCGGCCCGGGGCGCGCGGCGGCTGGAGCAGATCCACACGAACCCGATGCAGGAAGTGGCCGAGCAGTTCGCCTGGCTGGTTTCGCGGTCGAAGCGCCGGGTGGTGTTCTTCGTCGACGACCTGGACCGCTGTTCGGAGGACTACGTCGTCGACCTGCTGGACGCGGTGCAGACCCTGGTCCGCGACGCGCCGGGCAAACCGCGCAAGGGCCAGCGCTCGGCCTACTTCCTGGTGGCCGCGCACGGGAACTGGCTGCGCCGGGCCTACGAGGTGCGGTACGAGAAACTGGCGCCGGCGGCCGAGGAACCGACGCGGCCGCTGGGATATCTGTTCCTGGACAAGCTCTTCCAGTTGTCCGTGCCGATGCCCGCGATCGGCACCGACGCGATGAGCGCCTACTTCAACCGGATCCTCAACATCCGCGAACCGGCCCCCGCCGCGGCCGCGGCCGAAGAGGCCGAGCTGGTGGCCAGCCAGGTCGAGCGCAGCTCGCACGTGCTGGACGCGATGCGGGCGTGGGAGGGCGCCAGCCCGCCGGTTCGCGAGTACACCGCGCCCGCCACGGCGAAGAAGCTCGCCGAGTCCGAGTCCGCCGATCTGAGCGAGCACGCGCTGCAGAAGTTCGCCGGGCTGCTGCACCGGAATCCACGCGGGATGAAGCGGTTCGTGAACACCTACAGCGTGCTCCGCGCGACGCGCACGCTCGAAGGGGTCGTGGTGGACAGCGACGCGCTGGCCCTGTGGACCGTGCTGCGCGTGCGCTGGCCGGTACTGGCCGACTACCTGGAGCGGTACCCCGATTCGGTCGGCAAGTCCGACTACGACGAGGAGCTGCTCGCCCTGCTCACCGACCCCGAACTCGGGGAAGTGCTCGAGCACGCCCCGGTCACGCTCACCGCCGAACTCATCCGCACCTGCTGTGGTGCCCAGAGCCGGGAAGGCAGCTGATGGAGCCGCTCGACCCGATCGCCTACGAGGACCACGTGGTCAAACCCCATCGCACCGGTGCCGTCCCGGCCGCGGAGGACGAGCTCTTCGCGCGGTACGCGTTGTCCGGCGAGATGACCGACGACGAACTGGTCGCCCGCACCGAGGAAGTACGCGCGCTGTGGCGCCGGACCTCGGCCGCGGTCACCTGTCCCCGTCCGCTCAAACGGGTCTACGACCACTTCCTGGCCGAGGACGCCGAACTGCGCGCGACCTACGGCGCGATGCTGGAGTCCGCGCAGTGGTGGCGTTCGCGGGAAACCACGGCCGCGCCGGACGAACTGGCCACGTTCCTGAAGGACGCGTACGAGCCGCTGAGCGCGTTGACCCCGCGCCTGCTTTCCTTGCTGCACAGTGCCTTCCCTGGAGTCCCACCCCACGAAGTCGAGCGCGCGGTGCAACTGGCCGGGTTGTCGGTCCGGGAAGCACACGAAGTCCCGGTGCCGTCGTGGGTCACCGCCGCGCTGGCTGCCGGGTTGCCGCTGCGGTGGATCGCCGAGCGCATCGCGTCCGCCGAGGTCCTGCTCGCGGCGCTGGACCAGCGGGCGACGGAGGAAGCGCCGCCGCCGGAAACCGCCGTGGTGGCCCCAAAACGAGCGGGAACCCCGCCGCGCGAACTCGAAGCGGCGACGAAGGGGCTGTGCGCCCTGCTCCGGTGGGAACCGGGCGAAGGGCACACGAGTTCCACCCGGTACCGCGTGGGCCGGCACGAGGACGAACCGCCCGGGCCCACCACGGGCGTGGTGGTCACCGAAACCGCCGGGACCGAGTTCCTCGACGCCGACGCGCCGGTCGGCCCGTGCGTGCACTACGCCGTGTTCGCCCGTTCCTCGGCGGAGGACGAGTGGTCGGCACCGGCACGCACGTCGATCCCGGTGTTCCCGTCGGTCGAGCTTCGAGAAACCCGCCGCGACGGGGACCGCCTCGAACTCGTCTGGCAGGTCCGGCCGGAGACCACCGAGGTGCGGATCCGGCGCACCCCCGGTGACGTGGTGGTGCACCGGGCCGTGCGCCGGGAGGACCACGGCCGGGTGTCCTATCAGGACAATGCCGCCGGGGACGCGGCCTACCAGGTGCAGCCGGTCTACGAACTCGCCGACGGCAGCCGCCACACCGGGGAACCCCTGCACTTCAAGGCCGACGTGTTGTCCACAACGGACGAACCGGTCACCGTCGAGCTGGAGCCCGCGGCACCGGGCTTCGGTCCCAGGGTGACCGCGCGGTGGGACCGGCGGGCGACCGGTGCGGTCCGGGTCCGCTTCGCCCCGGCACCGCCGGACTGGCACCCCGGCGACCGGATCTCCGCCACCGCACTGGAAACCTACGGCGAGGAGCTGCGCGGGCGGCCGGAACCGGACGGCGACCGCGTCCGGTTGACCGGGGAGGTCGCGCCGGGCTGGCAGTGGTACCTGCCGGTGGCCGTGACCGGTGCCGAAGCCACCGTCGGGGTGGCGGCCCGGCTGGGCACCGCGCTACCGGTCAGCGAGCCGGTGGCGCAACGGCGTGGCGCGGAGATCGTGCTCTCCTGGATCTGGCCGCCGGGACTGGCCGGGGCCCGGGTGAGCTGGACGGACCGGGACGGCGAACCGCAGTCGGTGGACATCTCCGCGTACGCCTACGAAGCGAACGGCTGCCGCATCCAGGCCGGGACCGACCCGATCCGCGTCGAGATCCGCGGCACGGCGACCTCGTCCGACGGGGTCGCGCTGTCGGCACCGGAAATCGTCGAGGCACCCGGATACGCCGCCAGGGTGGACTACACCGTGCAGCGGAGCCGCTGGCGCCGCCGGGAGGCGACGATCACCTTCGCCGCGATCGACGCGGTGCGCGACGGCGAGGTCGTGGTGATCGCCGCCGCCGGACCGCTGCCACCCGAACACCCCGCCGAAGGCGTCGAGGTGGCCCGGCACCGGCTCGCGCTGGAAGCGTCCGGGAGCGAGCAGTTCGCCGTCGAACTCCCCGCCGATCACCGCTGGGTGGTGTGCTTCGCGGCCGACCCCGGCGCGGTCGAGTTGGGCACGGCCTCGGCACGGGCGGAGGTGCGCCGGTGAGAAAGCTCGTCTGCCCATACTGCTACGAAGAAGTCTCCCTGTCGGGACTGCACTTCCAGTGCCACGGCCGCGGTTCGGCCGCGGGCAACGGCTGCCGCAAGCGGGTGGACGAGAACCGGCGCCAGCTCACCGGTTACGCGCTGGAGTCCTGGCCCACCTTCCCGGCGAACGGCCGCGCCAAGGCCGGGGTCTGCCCCGAATGCGGTGCGGTGTCCCGGATCCGCGCCTGCCCGAACTGCCACACCACGCTGCCCACCACCTTCGGCGAGGACCCGCGCAGCCCGCTCGTCGGGCTGATCGGCGGCAAGGGCGCGGGCAAGACGGTGTTCCTCACCGTGCTCATGCACGAACTGCAGCACGCGATCCGCCGCCGGTTCGGCGCCGACACCCGGCTCATCGGCGACCAGCACGCCGGCGAGGCGTCCACCAAGCGCTGGTTCGAGACCTACGAACGCGCGCTCTTCGTGGACAAGGTGCTGCCGGAGACGACCAGGTCGGCGATCGACGGCGTGCGCGCGCCGATCGTCTTCGAATGGCGCACCTCCCGCCGCCGCCTCGGCCGCCGGAGCAGGCCGCTGAGCAGCACGCTGTCCTTCTACGACGCCGCCGGCGAGGACATGACCACGCAGGACAGCGTGTACACCCAGCACTACCTGCGGTGGACCAGCGCGCTGATCGTGGTGCTCGACCCGTGGCAGCTGCCCGGCGCGCGCGGGCGGATCACCGTGCCGGACAACGCGATCCGGGAGAACGAACCCCCGCAGGAGGTGCTCAACCGGGTCACCGAGGCGTTGCGGCAGCGGACGAACTCCGGGCTGATCCCGGTGCCGATGGCGGTGGTGTTCGCCAAGATGGACTCCTTCTTCGACTCGCTCGGCCCGGCGCACCCGCTGATGCGCCCGCCCGCGGCGGGCCCGGCCTACGACGAGCGGGCGGGTGCCGCCACCCACGAGCACGTCCTGGAACTGCTCGGCGATCTGGGCGCGGACGCCATCGACGCGCACCTCCGGCTCAACTACAAGACGTACCGGTACTTCGCGGTGTCCGCGCTGGGCGCCACCCCGGACTACGCCAGCAACTCGGTGAACGCGCGCGGCATCCAGCCGCACCGGGTGGACGAGCCGCTGCTGTGGCTGCTCAGCCGGTCCGGGATCGTCGCCAGGACGCGGAAGTGAGCGCCCGCCGGGCCGCCTTCGGCTCGCTGTACTACACCGACTGCCTGCCGGGCCAGGGCCTGCGCGGGGTGGCCGGGTTCCAGTTCCAGGCCACCTCCCCCGAGGTCGGCCACGACGAGATGTCGCTCGTGCAGCGGTCGGCGCTGTACGAGCCGCCGCCGGAGTGGATCCGGCGGCGGCGCCCGGTCGAGCTGTACCCGCCATCGCTGGCGCACGTCTTCGACGACCGGTTCGTCACCGCGCGCGGCATCTACCTCGGCACCGAGGCCAACGGCATGCGCGAGGGCAACCAGTTCACCCACGCGATCACCACCGGCGACCCCGAGGCGTACGGCCAGCTCCGCCCGGCGCAGCTGTGGGGCGCGCCGTGGTGGGCGGAGCACCCGGCCCCGACCACCCGGTGCGACGGGGTCGGGGCCGAACCGCAGCCGGGGCCGTGGACCGCGCACGCCGTGCGGTCCTGGGTGGCCGGCCGGCCGGGCGCCGCGGCCTTCCTGATCGCCGTGGTGTCGGCGTTGTCCGCGCTGAGGTCCGGCAGCCCGCAGCGGATCGTGTTCGTCGCCGACGACCCGGAGCCGGTGTTCTGCTGGCTCATCGCCGGGACCCTGCTGCTGCCGCAACGGGTGGCGCTGCGGGTCAGCTTCCGCGCGTTCGTCAGCAACCTGCAGTACAGCAGGCACGACGTGCTGGCGGTGCACCCGGACTGGGCCGGTTCGGTGCGGGAGTCCGGGTTCTGCGTGTTCGACCTGCGCGACGGCACGCACACCGTGGCCAGGACGGCACCGGTCGCGGAGTTCTGGGTGCCGCGCTTCCTCGACGCCGACCCGCTGGACGTGATCGACGCGGTCGAACTGGCCGACCAGTTCGGCGGGGCGGCAGATCCGGGCGAGGAACTGGCCGCGCAGGACCGGCTGGCCGCGAGCACGCTGCGGCTGCGCGAACCGGTACGGGCCGCCGACGCCGCGGCGCTGGCGAACTGGCTGAAACGGCAGCCGCCGGAGGTGATCGCCGAGGTGGGCCAGCCGCTGGCCACGCAGATCCTCGCCACCTCGCCAGGCCTGGAAGCGCGGTACGACCTGTACGAAGCGCTCTACGAACGCAGCGACGCCCGGCTCCGCGAACAACTCCGGCTCGGCGTGCTGGCCGCCGAACTGCTCGCCGCGAGCACCCACCACACCTGGGAGGACTCGCAGCGCCACCTGCGCGGCCTGCGTGGCCTGCCGTCCGGCGAGCTCACCGGGGACGCCGCCCGGCGGGAGGTGGCCGCGGCTCTGGAACGGGCAGAACCCGCCCAGTGCGACGGCCTGCTCCAGATCGCCACCCGCCACGGCGTGCCGGTCGCGGTGGACCGGCGGCAGCGCGCGTTCTGCCGCTGGTGGGCCGACCACCCGGACCTGGACATCCACCCGGCGCGGTGGAACTGCGCGCCCGCGCTGGTCCTGCTGCTTCGCGAGGAACTGCGGCGGCGGCTCGACGACCCCGGCGAACGCGGCACCACGCTGACCGCGCTCCGGACGCGGTGGTGGCGGGTGCTCTGGACCTCGATCCACGAACCGGCCCAGCCGCTGGACCGCGAACTCGCCGGTGCCGCCGCGGCCACCGAAGACCCCGGGCTCCGGCGCGACGTGCTCACGCACGTGGCCCGCAAGGCGACCGAGCACGACGACCTCGCCGCGTGGACCGCGCTCACCTCGCAGACCCGGCTGGGGCTGACCGAAGCGGCGGTGTTCCTCGGCGGCCTGCCCGCCGGGCACCGGATCTCCGACGGACTCGCCGAGCGGATGCTCGACCTGGCCGCCCGCGGCAACCGGGGCCTGCCGACCGCGGCCAAGCTCGACCTGCTGAACCGGCTCGCCGCGCTCGGCCACGAACCGCGACGGCACCCGTTCGGCGGGTGGCACCACGAAGACCGCCTGCTCAGCGCGTGGCTCGCGCACCTGCGCTCGCCCCGGCGCCCCGGGCCGGAGCCGTACGAACTGGACCAGCTCAGCGAAGCCGTGCTGGTGGCCAGGGAGGACGAGGTGATCCCGGTGCTGATGGGGGCGCGCGGCCCGTACGCCGCCCGCGCGCTGCGCGGCGCCGGGAACGCCGTGCACCGGCTGCTGCTCACCTGGCTGCCGCGCCTGCTCAAGCGCGAGGCGGGCGCCGACTCCCTCGCCGTGCTCGCGCTGGACCTCCAGTGGTCGGGCGTGCTGCCCGACGCCGAGAACGAGGCGCTGCTGTCCATCCTCGCCGACTGGACCCGGCTGCTGGACCGGCCGGGGCGCCAGCGCATCACCACGCTCGTCGGCGAACTCGACGAGGAGAACCTGCACGTGTGGCAGAGCTGGATCAAGCGGTACGGCGTCCGGTCCCGGCGCGCGCGGTCGCGGGCCGCCAAGCACCCGCGGGAGTGAGTCGTGGAACGCGTGGGCATCGTGGTGCTCGCCATCGTGGCGGGCGCGGGTGTGCTGATCGGGTACTACCTGCTCGCCGAACTCGCCGTCGGCTACTTCGTCTGGCCCGCCT harbors:
- a CDS encoding zinc ribbon domain-containing protein, with amino-acid sequence MRKLVCPYCYEEVSLSGLHFQCHGRGSAAGNGCRKRVDENRRQLTGYALESWPTFPANGRAKAGVCPECGAVSRIRACPNCHTTLPTTFGEDPRSPLVGLIGGKGAGKTVFLTVLMHELQHAIRRRFGADTRLIGDQHAGEASTKRWFETYERALFVDKVLPETTRSAIDGVRAPIVFEWRTSRRRLGRRSRPLSSTLSFYDAAGEDMTTQDSVYTQHYLRWTSALIVVLDPWQLPGARGRITVPDNAIRENEPPQEVLNRVTEALRQRTNSGLIPVPMAVVFAKMDSFFDSLGPAHPLMRPPAAGPAYDERAGAATHEHVLELLGDLGADAIDAHLRLNYKTYRYFAVSALGATPDYASNSVNARGIQPHRVDEPLLWLLSRSGIVARTRK
- a CDS encoding GTPase-associated protein 1-related protein, producing MSARRAAFGSLYYTDCLPGQGLRGVAGFQFQATSPEVGHDEMSLVQRSALYEPPPEWIRRRRPVELYPPSLAHVFDDRFVTARGIYLGTEANGMREGNQFTHAITTGDPEAYGQLRPAQLWGAPWWAEHPAPTTRCDGVGAEPQPGPWTAHAVRSWVAGRPGAAAFLIAVVSALSALRSGSPQRIVFVADDPEPVFCWLIAGTLLLPQRVALRVSFRAFVSNLQYSRHDVLAVHPDWAGSVRESGFCVFDLRDGTHTVARTAPVAEFWVPRFLDADPLDVIDAVELADQFGGAADPGEELAAQDRLAASTLRLREPVRAADAAALANWLKRQPPEVIAEVGQPLATQILATSPGLEARYDLYEALYERSDARLREQLRLGVLAAELLAASTHHTWEDSQRHLRGLRGLPSGELTGDAARREVAAALERAEPAQCDGLLQIATRHGVPVAVDRRQRAFCRWWADHPDLDIHPARWNCAPALVLLLREELRRRLDDPGERGTTLTALRTRWWRVLWTSIHEPAQPLDRELAGAAAATEDPGLRRDVLTHVARKATEHDDLAAWTALTSQTRLGLTEAAVFLGGLPAGHRISDGLAERMLDLAARGNRGLPTAAKLDLLNRLAALGHEPRRHPFGGWHHEDRLLSAWLAHLRSPRRPGPEPYELDQLSEAVLVAREDEVIPVLMGARGPYAARALRGAGNAVHRLLLTWLPRLLKREAGADSLAVLALDLQWSGVLPDAENEALLSILADWTRLLDRPGRQRITTLVGELDEENLHVWQSWIKRYGVRSRRARSRAAKHPRE